Genomic window (Bacillus sp. BGMRC 2118):
CTGTGATTGATTTTTAGGCTTGTAAGGAAAACTTGTACATTATTCTTTTGTTAAAATTGAAGCAAGATCTTCGATTTCGTGCGTCTTCCCTCTTGCCATTAAGGAATCGACAGCTTCTTTTGGGTCTTTATTATTAAATAACACATCATAAAGCGCATTTGTAATCGGCATACTGACATCCATCTTTTTAGCGAGTTGGTAGGCAGCTTTTGTTGTGCGAACTCCTTCTACTACCATCCCCATATTTTCAAGCACTTCATCTAGACTGTGGCCCTTCCCTAATAAATTCCCTGCTCTCCAGTTTCGGCTATGTACACTCGTACAAGTTACAATTAAGTCACCTATGCCTGTAAGCCCTGCAAAAGTCAAGGGACTCGCTCCCATCGCAACACCTAATCTTGCAATTTCGGCAAGACCTCGAGTAATTAATGCTGCTTTCGCATTATCTCCATAGCCTAAACCGTCTGTTATCCCTGCTGCGAGTGCAATAATATTCTTCAGTGCACCACCGATTTCAACTCCAACAACATCCGGATTTGTATATACTCTTAAGTTTCCGTTAATAAACATATCCTGAATTTCTTCAGCTGCTTCCATATTCTCACAGGCAACTGTCACAGTTGTCGGTTGTCGTCTGCTCACTTCCTCAGCATGACTAGGTCCAGAAAGTACAACTACATTTTTTAAGATAGTAGGAGGCATTTCCTCTTTTATCACTTCAGATACACGTTTAAACGTTTCAGGTTCAATCCCTTTACTAACGTGGACAATCGTAATTGGCTCTGTCTGCGTTTCTCTGATCTTCCCTAGAACTTCCCTGATTGCTTTTGTTGGTACAGCAAGTATGATTGTATGAATACCCTCTAGCGCAAGTGGTAATGAAGAATACCCAATAATGTTAGTTGGGAGTATGACACCTGGCAAGTACTTCTCGTTCGTATG
Coding sequences:
- a CDS encoding NAD(P)H-dependent glycerol-3-phosphate dehydrogenase; translation: MMVKDVAVIGAGSWGTALAMVLADNDYTVRLWAHKEAHITEINEAHTNEKYLPGVILPTNIIGYSSLPLALEGIHTIILAVPTKAIREVLGKIRETQTEPITIVHVSKGIEPETFKRVSEVIKEEMPPTILKNVVVLSGPSHAEEVSRRQPTTVTVACENMEAAEEIQDMFINGNLRVYTNPDVVGVEIGGALKNIIALAAGITDGLGYGDNAKAALITRGLAEIARLGVAMGASPLTFAGLTGIGDLIVTCTSVHSRNWRAGNLLGKGHSLDEVLENMGMVVEGVRTTKAAYQLAKKMDVSMPITNALYDVLFNNKDPKEAVDSLMARGKTHEIEDLASILTKE